Proteins from a single region of Flavobacterium sp. YJ01:
- a CDS encoding pirin family protein yields MENIVLHKAESRGNANHGWLNAYHSFSFASWYNPDRIQFGALRVLNDDTIAAGMGFGTHPHDNMEIITIPLEGDLAHKDSMGNTEVIKNGDIQVMSAGTGIQHSEFNPNADQQTKLLQIWLFPNKRNVTPRYQQITLDVADRHNKLAQVLSPNADDEGVWIHQDAWFNMGNFDAGVTAEYKIKKEGNGVYAFVLKGNVTFNGQELNSRDAVGISGTDVLNITANTDAEFLLMDIPMNY; encoded by the coding sequence ATGGAAAATATAGTATTGCACAAAGCAGAATCAAGAGGAAATGCAAATCACGGATGGTTAAACGCTTATCATAGCTTTAGTTTTGCGAGCTGGTACAATCCAGATAGAATTCAGTTTGGAGCGCTTCGTGTTTTGAACGATGATACAATTGCTGCCGGAATGGGTTTTGGAACTCACCCTCACGATAATATGGAAATTATTACGATTCCATTAGAAGGTGATTTGGCTCACAAAGACAGCATGGGAAACACTGAAGTAATCAAAAATGGTGACATTCAGGTTATGAGTGCAGGAACAGGAATTCAACATAGCGAGTTTAACCCAAATGCAGATCAGCAAACTAAATTATTGCAGATTTGGTTGTTTCCAAATAAAAGAAATGTTACACCACGTTATCAGCAGATTACTTTGGATGTTGCTGACAGACATAATAAATTGGCACAAGTTTTATCTCCAAATGCAGATGATGAAGGAGTTTGGATTCACCAAGATGCGTGGTTTAATATGGGTAATTTTGATGCTGGAGTTACTGCAGAATATAAAATCAAAAAAGAAGGAAACGGAGTTTACGCTTTCGTTTTGAAAGGAAATGTAACCTTCAACGGTCAGGAATTAAATTCTCGTGATGCAGTTGGAATTTCAGGAACTGATGTTTTGAATATTACAGCAAACACAGATGCTGAATTTTTATTAATGGACATTCCGATGAATTATTAA
- a CDS encoding YceI family protein has protein sequence MATTKWSIDPTHSEIGFKVKHMMFTNVSGKFGTYDATITTDGDNFENAAIEFSADVASIDTANADRDGHLRSGDFFDAENHPKLTFKASSFKKINEGSYEITGDLNIKGVSKSVTFPVEYSGILTDPWGNTKVGLSIEGKINRKDWGLNWNSALETGGVLVGEEVRLNIELQFVKQA, from the coding sequence ATGGCAACTACAAAATGGTCAATTGACCCAACACATTCAGAAATTGGTTTTAAAGTTAAACACATGATGTTTACTAATGTTTCAGGAAAATTTGGAACATACGACGCTACAATCACTACAGACGGAGACAACTTCGAAAATGCAGCAATCGAATTTTCTGCTGATGTCGCTTCAATCGATACTGCAAACGCAGACAGAGACGGACATTTAAGAAGTGGCGATTTCTTTGATGCTGAAAATCATCCAAAACTAACTTTCAAAGCTTCTTCTTTCAAAAAAATCAACGAAGGAAGCTATGAAATTACTGGAGATTTAAACATTAAAGGTGTTTCTAAAAGCGTAACTTTTCCTGTAGAATATAGCGGAATCTTAACTGATCCTTGGGGAAATACAAAAGTAGGTTTAAGCATAGAAGGAAAAATTAATCGTAAAGATTGGGGTTTAAACTGGAACTCAGCTCTTGAAACTGGTGGTGTTTTGGTTGGAGAAGAAGTTCGCTTAAACATTGAATTACAATTTGTAAAACAAGCTTAA
- a CDS encoding helix-turn-helix domain-containing protein, translated as MKRYPIYSVQNFSCNDIHRDFYVNTFKEHLKSHSFVEEPHRHDSYLMVFFTKGSGLHEVDFDQFDIKRGSLFVLQPGQMHHWSLSEDIEGFVIIFSQELYNLYFGQKNINDYNFYHSIHNRPEMVFEEKEIPKIQPYFDLLIQESIQNNKYQLDKLLNLLDCIHIEVARKYGETYSHQTHSYNIKINKFESLLEEYFRTEKLPSFYAEKLNITLKHLNRICNEILQKTATEVITDRVILEIKRMLIDKQLAVNEVAFKVGYEDYSYFSRFFKKQTGLSPTEFRNIK; from the coding sequence ATGAAGCGATATCCAATTTATAGTGTTCAGAATTTTAGCTGTAATGACATTCATCGTGATTTTTATGTGAATACTTTTAAAGAACATTTAAAAAGCCACAGTTTTGTTGAAGAACCGCATCGGCATGATTCTTATTTAATGGTATTTTTTACAAAAGGATCGGGATTGCACGAAGTTGATTTTGATCAGTTTGATATTAAAAGAGGAAGTCTTTTTGTGCTTCAACCAGGACAAATGCATCATTGGAGTTTATCCGAAGACATTGAAGGTTTTGTAATTATCTTTTCGCAGGAATTGTACAATTTGTATTTCGGACAAAAAAATATAAACGATTATAATTTTTATCATTCCATTCATAACCGACCAGAAATGGTTTTTGAAGAAAAGGAAATCCCGAAAATCCAGCCTTATTTCGATTTGCTGATTCAAGAGAGTATTCAAAATAATAAATATCAATTAGATAAACTGTTGAATTTATTGGATTGCATTCACATTGAAGTAGCAAGAAAATATGGAGAAACTTATTCGCATCAAACGCATTCGTACAATATAAAAATCAACAAGTTTGAGTCACTTTTGGAAGAATATTTCAGAACCGAAAAATTGCCGTCTTTTTATGCCGAAAAACTAAATATAACGCTGAAACATTTAAACAGAATCTGCAATGAAATTCTCCAAAAAACAGCTACAGAAGTTATTACAGACCGAGTAATTCTAGAAATTAAAAGAATGCTGATCGATAAACAATTAGCCGTAAACGAAGTAGCTTTCAAAGTTGGTTACGAAGACTATTCCTATTTCTCCAGATTCTTCAAAAAACAAACGGGATTATCACCAACAGAATTTCGAAATATAAAGTAA
- a CDS encoding DUF983 domain-containing protein translates to MSNSLTHILSNECPVCHKGKVFTDKNIFLTFGLPKMNEYCSHCHYKFQKEPGYFFGAMYVNYGLTVAQGIATYCVAQFFFEKNFDLRIIPIIAVVITLLTSFNLRFSRLAWIYMFKDYSK, encoded by the coding sequence ATGTCAAATTCATTAACTCATATTTTAAGTAACGAATGTCCTGTTTGTCATAAAGGAAAAGTTTTTACAGATAAAAATATTTTCTTGACTTTCGGTCTTCCAAAAATGAATGAATACTGCAGTCATTGCCATTATAAATTTCAAAAAGAACCTGGTTATTTCTTTGGCGCCATGTATGTAAATTATGGACTAACAGTTGCTCAGGGAATCGCAACTTATTGCGTTGCACAGTTTTTCTTTGAGAAAAATTTTGATTTGAGAATCATTCCAATTATTGCTGTTGTTATTACTTTACTGACCTCTTTTAATCTCCGATTTTCAAGATTAGCATGGATTTACATGTTTAAGGATTATTCGAAATAA
- the fabD gene encoding ACP S-malonyltransferase yields the protein MKAYVFPGQGAQFTGMGKDLYENSALAKELFEKANEILGFRITDIMFEGTAEELKETKVTQPAVFLHSVILAKTLEDFKPEMVAGHSLGEFSALVANGTLSFEDGLKLVSQRALAMQKACEITPSTMAAVLGLADNVVEEVCASIDGVVVAANYNCPGQLVISGETLAVEKACEAMKVAGAKRALILPVGGAFHSPMMEPAREELAAAIEATNFSTPICPVYQNVTANAVSDANEIKKNLIIQLTAPVKWTQSVQQMIADGATLFTEVGPGKVLAGLINKIDKEAATANA from the coding sequence ATGAAAGCATACGTATTTCCAGGTCAGGGCGCACAGTTTACAGGAATGGGCAAAGACCTTTATGAAAACTCGGCTCTAGCCAAAGAATTATTCGAAAAAGCCAATGAAATTTTAGGTTTCAGAATTACAGATATTATGTTCGAAGGTACTGCCGAAGAACTAAAAGAAACTAAAGTTACACAGCCAGCTGTATTTTTACACTCTGTTATTTTAGCTAAAACTTTAGAAGATTTTAAACCAGAAATGGTTGCAGGACATTCATTAGGAGAATTTTCTGCTTTGGTTGCAAACGGAACTTTATCTTTTGAAGATGGTTTAAAATTAGTTTCTCAACGTGCTCTTGCTATGCAAAAAGCATGTGAAATCACTCCATCTACAATGGCTGCGGTTTTAGGTTTAGCTGACAATGTTGTAGAAGAAGTTTGTGCTTCTATCGACGGAGTTGTAGTTGCAGCAAATTACAACTGCCCTGGACAATTAGTTATTTCTGGAGAAACTTTAGCTGTTGAAAAAGCTTGTGAAGCCATGAAAGTTGCGGGAGCAAAACGCGCTTTAATTTTACCTGTTGGTGGAGCTTTTCACTCACCAATGATGGAGCCAGCAAGAGAAGAATTGGCTGCTGCAATTGAAGCAACTAATTTCTCTACTCCTATCTGTCCGGTATATCAAAACGTAACTGCAAATGCGGTTTCTGATGCAAACGAAATTAAAAAGAACTTAATCATTCAATTAACTGCGCCAGTAAAATGGACGCAATCTGTACAGCAAATGATCGCTGATGGTGCTACTTTGTTTACTGAAGTTGGTCCCGGAAAAGTTTTAGCTGGTTTGATTAATAAAATAGATAAAGAAGCTGCTACTGCTAACGCATAA
- a CDS encoding EamA family transporter: MKQNLDYKLIFALAAVGIIWGTTFLGIRVAVETIPPWFVTSIRQGLAGIIMMIILLFKKELKWIGWENLKHQLVPSILMIVVANGFTTVAEQTVPSGLASVISAMAPILIFLGSILFKLQKPSLRGFIGVIIGFSGVVFIFKDGLGSFLDADYRIGMMFMGFAITAWAGGTIYTKIHGNKSKNIVLNLFYQFTMASCIQIVLAFIFSPTIDVNLWSSKSILAALYLSIFGSVIAFFSYNYALKHVTPVQVSILAYINTIIAVFFGWLILDEKITIDFIIATILIILGVFIINYKKKEKKAL; the protein is encoded by the coding sequence ATGAAACAAAATCTAGATTATAAATTAATTTTTGCTCTTGCGGCAGTTGGAATTATTTGGGGAACAACCTTTTTAGGAATTCGTGTTGCGGTTGAAACGATTCCGCCTTGGTTTGTAACTTCAATTCGACAGGGATTGGCGGGAATAATCATGATGATTATTCTATTGTTTAAAAAAGAATTGAAATGGATTGGCTGGGAAAATTTAAAACATCAGCTCGTTCCTTCTATTTTGATGATCGTAGTAGCGAATGGTTTTACAACCGTTGCTGAACAGACTGTGCCAAGCGGACTAGCTTCGGTAATTAGTGCTATGGCACCTATACTTATTTTTTTGGGCAGTATTTTGTTTAAATTACAAAAGCCAAGTTTAAGAGGATTTATTGGGGTTATAATAGGATTTTCGGGAGTCGTTTTTATATTTAAAGACGGATTGGGATCTTTTTTAGATGCCGATTACAGAATCGGAATGATGTTTATGGGATTTGCGATTACTGCTTGGGCTGGTGGAACAATTTATACCAAAATTCATGGTAATAAATCTAAAAATATAGTTCTTAATTTATTTTACCAGTTTACAATGGCTTCATGTATTCAGATTGTTTTGGCATTTATTTTTTCACCCACTATTGATGTGAATTTATGGAGTTCTAAAAGTATTTTAGCAGCATTATATTTGTCGATTTTTGGATCTGTAATTGCTTTTTTTAGCTATAATTACGCTCTAAAGCATGTTACTCCGGTTCAGGTTTCTATTTTAGCGTATATCAATACCATAATTGCGGTGTTTTTTGGTTGGCTGATTTTGGATGAAAAAATTACAATTGATTTTATAATTGCAACAATCCTGATTATTTTGGGAGTTTTTATTATTAATTACAAAAAGAAGGAAAAGAAAGCTTTATAA
- the galE gene encoding UDP-glucose 4-epimerase GalE, producing MKVLVTGGLGFIGSHTVVELQNEGFEVVIIDNLSNSSEDVLKGITAITGKTPLFEKIDLREKSAVRDFFKKHNDVTGVIHFAASKAVGESVEQPLLYYENNISSLVYLLQELQQKPEASFIFSSSCTVYGQAEKMPITEDAPVQAAMSPYGNTKQIGEEIITDTAKVTNISAILLRYFNPVGAHESVEIGELPLGVPQNLVPFITQTGVGLRQELSVFGNDYPTPDGTAVRDYIHVVDLAKAHVIALQRLLNKKNLAKVETFNLGTGKGSSVLEVIHSFEKVSDKKLPYVIKPRREGDITEAYANTDKANNVLGWKSELSLDEAMASAWKWEQKVRNK from the coding sequence ATGAAAGTATTAGTAACAGGAGGATTAGGATTTATAGGTTCTCACACCGTTGTCGAATTGCAAAATGAAGGCTTTGAAGTTGTGATAATAGATAATCTTTCAAACTCTTCAGAAGATGTTTTAAAAGGAATTACAGCCATCACAGGAAAAACGCCTTTATTCGAAAAAATTGACTTAAGAGAAAAAAGTGCCGTTCGGGATTTCTTTAAAAAACACAATGATGTTACTGGTGTGATTCATTTTGCAGCTTCAAAAGCGGTTGGTGAAAGTGTTGAGCAGCCTTTATTGTATTATGAAAATAATATTAGCAGTTTAGTATATCTTTTACAGGAATTACAACAAAAACCTGAGGCAAGTTTTATTTTTAGTTCTTCTTGTACGGTTTACGGTCAAGCCGAAAAAATGCCAATTACAGAAGATGCGCCAGTTCAAGCAGCGATGTCTCCTTATGGAAACACAAAGCAAATTGGTGAAGAAATCATTACAGATACAGCTAAAGTTACCAATATTAGCGCTATTTTATTGCGTTACTTTAATCCAGTAGGAGCACACGAATCTGTTGAAATTGGAGAATTACCATTAGGAGTTCCGCAAAACTTAGTTCCATTTATTACACAAACTGGAGTAGGATTGCGTCAGGAATTATCGGTTTTTGGAAATGATTATCCAACGCCAGACGGAACAGCTGTTCGCGATTATATTCACGTTGTAGATTTAGCAAAAGCACACGTAATTGCTTTGCAACGTTTGTTGAACAAAAAGAATTTAGCAAAAGTTGAAACTTTCAATTTGGGAACAGGAAAAGGAAGTTCTGTGTTGGAAGTAATTCATAGTTTCGAAAAAGTAAGCGATAAAAAATTACCATACGTCATTAAGCCACGTCGCGAAGGTGATATTACAGAAGCTTATGCAAACACAGATAAGGCAAATAATGTACTAGGATGGAAGTCTGAACTAAGTTTAGACGAAGCAATGGCTAGCGCATGGAAATGGGAACAAAAAGTGAGGAATAAATAG
- a CDS encoding DegT/DnrJ/EryC1/StrS family aminotransferase: MKKIQMVDLKSQYEKIKSTVDASIQEVLDTNTYINGPLVHQFQKNLEDYLGAKHVIPCANGTDALQIAMMGLGLQPGDEVITADFTFAATVEVIALLQLTPVLVDVDMTNMNIDIDAVKKAITPKTKAIVPVHLFGRAANMDAIMEIAAQYNLYVIEDNAQAIGADYISKSGTKSKVGTIGHVAATSFFPSKNLGCYGDGGAIFTNDDNLAHIIRGIVNHGMYERYHHDVVGVNSRLDSIQAGVLNAKLPLLDEYNKARRLAATKYNAAFAGNKHIITPEFDANENDHVFHQYVLRIIDADRNALMQHLLDKGIPCAIYYPIPLHSQKAYLDPRYKEEQFPVTNQLVQEVIALPMHTELDDEQIKYITDSVIEFLK; this comes from the coding sequence ATGAAAAAAATTCAAATGGTTGACTTAAAAAGTCAATATGAAAAAATAAAATCTACTGTAGATGCTTCTATTCAAGAAGTTTTAGACACAAATACTTATATTAACGGACCTTTAGTTCATCAGTTTCAAAAAAATCTTGAAGATTATTTAGGTGCAAAGCATGTTATTCCATGTGCAAACGGAACTGATGCTTTACAGATTGCAATGATGGGACTTGGTCTTCAGCCAGGAGATGAAGTTATAACTGCCGATTTTACTTTTGCGGCTACAGTTGAGGTTATTGCTTTATTGCAATTAACTCCAGTTTTGGTTGATGTTGATATGACTAATATGAATATCGATATTGATGCAGTAAAAAAAGCAATTACTCCAAAAACAAAAGCAATTGTTCCGGTACATTTATTTGGTCGCGCTGCTAATATGGATGCGATTATGGAAATCGCGGCACAATATAATTTATACGTAATTGAAGATAATGCGCAAGCAATTGGAGCAGATTATATTTCTAAATCTGGGACAAAATCAAAAGTAGGTACAATTGGCCACGTTGCTGCGACTTCTTTTTTTCCATCTAAAAATTTAGGTTGTTATGGAGACGGTGGAGCAATTTTTACAAACGATGATAATTTGGCTCATATCATCCGCGGAATCGTAAATCACGGAATGTACGAGCGTTACCATCACGATGTTGTTGGTGTGAATTCACGTTTAGACAGTATTCAAGCTGGAGTTTTGAATGCAAAATTGCCTTTATTAGATGAATATAATAAAGCACGTCGTTTAGCGGCAACAAAATACAATGCAGCTTTTGCTGGAAACAAACATATTATTACACCAGAATTTGATGCAAACGAAAATGATCACGTTTTTCATCAATATGTATTAAGAATCATTGATGCAGATCGTAATGCTTTAATGCAACATTTATTAGATAAAGGAATTCCATGTGCGATTTATTATCCAATTCCGTTGCATTCTCAAAAAGCTTATTTGGATCCGAGATATAAAGAAGAACAATTTCCTGTTACAAATCAATTAGTTCAAGAAGTAATTGCGTTGCCAATGCATACAGAACTTGATGACGAGCAGATTAAATATATTACTGACAGCGTAATTGAATTTTTGAAATAA
- a CDS encoding glycosyltransferase N-terminal domain-containing protein — protein MLFLYNLAIHVAGFFLRIIALFSPKIKLFVEGRKNVFSILEEKIKPEDKTIWFHSASLGEYEQGLPVIEKIKEKYPSHKIIVTFFSPSGYEVRKNNTVADFTVYLPLDSKKNAKKFLKLVHPEIVFFIKYEFWLNYLKELETKKTPTYLISGIFRDNQMFFKWYGGFYRKALKAFTYFFVQNEKSKQKVESLGFNNVIVSGDTRFDRVNAILERDNTLDFIENFKNNKPVIVIGSSWPKDEAILAEYINQATENVKFIIAPHNIKDEQISNLKSQIKKSTILYSEKENKDLAQYNVLIVDTVGLLTKVYSYATIAYVGGGFGNPGIHNILEPATFGIPIVIGPNYSNFAEAISLVDLKGCNVISNSEELKKALDKLLSDQSYFAEKSEICRSFIQNNKGATETIMKNIS, from the coding sequence ATGCTTTTTTTATATAATTTAGCCATACACGTCGCAGGATTTTTCTTAAGAATCATAGCCTTATTTAGTCCGAAAATTAAGCTTTTTGTTGAAGGGCGAAAAAACGTATTTTCAATTTTAGAAGAAAAAATAAAACCAGAAGACAAAACAATTTGGTTTCACTCAGCCTCTTTAGGAGAATACGAGCAAGGACTTCCTGTTATCGAAAAAATAAAAGAAAAATATCCTTCTCACAAAATAATTGTAACCTTTTTTTCACCATCTGGATACGAAGTGCGTAAAAATAACACAGTTGCAGATTTCACTGTTTATCTTCCTTTGGACTCAAAAAAGAATGCAAAAAAATTTCTCAAATTAGTTCATCCTGAAATTGTTTTTTTTATCAAATACGAATTCTGGCTAAATTATTTAAAAGAATTAGAAACAAAGAAAACTCCAACCTATCTGATTTCTGGAATCTTCAGAGACAATCAAATGTTTTTTAAATGGTATGGCGGATTTTACAGAAAAGCATTAAAAGCATTTACTTATTTCTTTGTACAAAACGAAAAATCGAAACAAAAAGTCGAAAGTTTAGGCTTTAATAATGTCATTGTTTCTGGCGACACAAGATTTGATCGAGTAAATGCCATCTTAGAACGCGACAATACGCTAGATTTTATAGAAAACTTCAAAAACAATAAACCCGTAATTGTTATTGGAAGTTCATGGCCAAAAGATGAAGCTATTCTTGCCGAATATATTAATCAAGCGACAGAAAACGTAAAATTCATCATTGCGCCGCACAATATTAAAGACGAGCAAATCTCAAATCTCAAATCTCAGATAAAAAAATCTACTATATTATATTCTGAAAAAGAAAACAAAGACTTAGCGCAATACAATGTTTTGATTGTTGATACAGTTGGTTTATTAACTAAAGTATATAGTTACGCAACTATCGCCTATGTTGGAGGCGGTTTTGGAAATCCTGGCATTCATAATATCCTAGAACCGGCAACATTCGGAATTCCAATTGTAATTGGACCTAACTACTCTAATTTTGCAGAAGCAATTTCTCTTGTCGATTTAAAAGGCTGCAACGTAATCAGCAATAGTGAAGAGCTGAAAAAAGCACTAGACAAACTTTTATCTGACCAATCTTACTTTGCGGAAAAGAGCGAAATTTGCCGTTCTTTTATCCAAAACAATAAAGGCGCAACAGAAACAATTATGAAAAACATTTCATAA